One genomic region from Actinocatenispora thailandica encodes:
- a CDS encoding Pvc16 family protein, with the protein MIADLDTALERWLARMLPQEVAIVLDPPATPGPAPVVHAWLYAIREDPDGAPAGGSSVRNDDGRVVARLPAPRRYRFDYLLTAWAQTARREHELLGQVLVAAASTLALPPEYLDGRLANGYPVVVRCAPQGPDRPVGTGWWAARPAAHTALALTVLATLVPEADAELAPSPRRVALRSQQSPAATTPRPQRPAVIEGP; encoded by the coding sequence GTGATCGCCGACCTGGACACCGCGCTGGAGCGTTGGCTTGCGCGGATGCTGCCCCAGGAGGTTGCGATCGTGCTCGACCCGCCCGCGACACCCGGCCCGGCCCCGGTGGTGCACGCCTGGCTGTACGCAATCCGCGAGGACCCCGACGGTGCACCGGCGGGTGGCAGCAGCGTGCGCAATGACGATGGCCGGGTGGTCGCCCGGCTGCCGGCGCCGCGCAGGTACCGGTTCGACTACCTGTTGACGGCGTGGGCGCAGACCGCCCGGCGCGAGCACGAGTTGCTCGGACAGGTCCTTGTCGCCGCGGCAAGCACCCTCGCGCTGCCGCCGGAGTACCTCGACGGAAGGCTGGCCAACGGGTATCCGGTCGTGGTGCGCTGCGCGCCGCAGGGTCCCGACCGGCCGGTCGGAACCGGTTGGTGGGCGGCCCGCCCGGCGGCGCACACCGCTCTTGCCCTCACCGTGCTCGCCACCCTCGTACCCGAGGCCGACGCCGAACTTGCACCGTCGCCGAGGCGGGTCGCGCTGCGATCGCAGCAGTCTCCGGCAGCGACGACACCCCGGCCACAGCGTCCTGCCGTCATCGAGGGACCGTGA
- a CDS encoding choice-of-anchor D domain-containing protein: MADLHHTAPGRRRRWLRGVAATAVLAMLGADLGGGAASSAPETSGRTILVGSGTIPFPSGTGSGTALSADGRYLAYSSGTAGQPSRIQLADLQTGTQQTISPAGEAASAPSVSGDGALVTYQVDDGATPTSGIEMWRRSGDGTLQQVTGSARDLQYERVVPCLGAGPDASDPCGPRLSGDGNTLVYPVRQTARSPYLRLSTDAVQTSSAAPGPRTVTAAASQLAADPVLDFGSAYTTGTVVTLPLHVTVLGSGQPGVGSLRIPANIQPSTPMPAGAGFGFANDDGTPTDTSDACRPVAVGATCTLWVSYTADIREHPCAARYATLTLRGSTPAGQSALTLVARNAAGGCRAVESQCAPADPARPDTVSASVGTDNAGTTLVDLGARPAGGTYVTSYTIHNTLGEPALVDVQGSDCSLTQLGGATGPDTRCGSGAVPPGGDCALVVAYRPRRDTFPPSVLRATLSTAAGWGDGPTTTTLVVGSASQYGVVARRDPGGHGDFAAAKSTVVSTDDGGAAIDGREPAVSADGRYVAFRSHRATTTATEPTDLVYLRDTRTGHTALVSRLPATGSAGGSVAQSAHAPTLSADGSRVAFEARRTGQDTGQIYLRDQTNGRTVLVSAAVRSGVGADGPSSRPALSADGTTVAWQSTATDLVTVPVPVEGGPQVYARNLGTAHTSQTGTELISTSPAGHGQDPAISADGGVVGFRSADTVHSSVASARQPATFLARLRYPSPSTSPTDIAFDPQPAGTTSLPRTVRVRNAGPGPLHASIGVTGPFRILDSDCGSTVHANESCSLDIVFEPTTSGDLNGQLTVSALVFAAPIGGSTSVTLSGTGAPASAGLRAVPDSLKLGSQQLGVASDRVALALTNTGTVPLAVTAAFLPGRGPAQFGVTTGSCRGSLAPGAGCHLFVRVTPRQLGRLSGELAVSGSAGQADTAQLVPVSATTRTPVLALNPTVVRPHDVVTLSGRYFPPGTRVRIGGVRRSAVDVDTDRSGTFAVPVVLLGDEPTGTSRPRALVAGVGAVTGPALLVQAATSQPNRFDTRR, encoded by the coding sequence ATGGCTGATCTGCACCACACGGCGCCGGGCCGTCGTCGGCGGTGGCTGCGCGGCGTCGCCGCAACCGCGGTCCTGGCCATGCTGGGCGCCGATCTCGGCGGCGGCGCGGCGTCGTCCGCGCCGGAAACCAGCGGCCGGACCATCCTGGTGGGCAGCGGCACGATCCCGTTCCCGAGCGGCACCGGTAGCGGCACCGCGCTGAGCGCGGACGGACGTTACCTGGCCTACTCGAGCGGTACGGCGGGGCAACCGAGCCGGATTCAGCTCGCCGACCTGCAGACCGGTACCCAGCAGACGATCTCGCCGGCCGGCGAAGCGGCGAGCGCGCCGAGTGTCTCCGGGGACGGCGCACTGGTCACCTACCAGGTCGATGACGGCGCCACGCCAACCTCGGGCATCGAGATGTGGCGCCGGTCTGGCGACGGGACCCTGCAACAGGTGACCGGGAGCGCCCGGGACCTGCAGTACGAGCGGGTCGTGCCCTGCCTCGGAGCGGGTCCTGACGCCAGCGACCCGTGCGGACCGCGCCTGTCGGGTGACGGCAACACCCTGGTCTACCCGGTGCGGCAGACCGCCCGATCGCCATACCTGCGGCTGAGCACCGACGCCGTGCAGACATCGAGCGCGGCGCCGGGCCCTCGGACGGTGACCGCAGCCGCCAGCCAACTCGCCGCGGATCCGGTCCTGGACTTCGGCTCGGCCTACACCACCGGAACCGTGGTCACGCTGCCGCTGCATGTCACGGTCCTCGGCAGCGGTCAACCCGGCGTCGGCTCGCTGCGGATTCCGGCCAACATCCAGCCCTCGACCCCGATGCCCGCGGGTGCGGGCTTCGGCTTCGCCAACGATGACGGCACGCCGACCGACACCAGCGATGCCTGCCGCCCGGTCGCCGTAGGCGCCACCTGCACGCTGTGGGTCAGTTACACCGCCGACATCCGGGAGCATCCATGCGCAGCCCGGTATGCAACCCTGACGCTGCGTGGCAGTACGCCGGCCGGCCAGAGCGCCCTGACCCTGGTGGCCCGTAACGCGGCAGGCGGCTGTCGGGCTGTAGAGAGCCAGTGCGCGCCCGCCGACCCTGCTCGGCCCGACACCGTGTCGGCCTCGGTGGGCACCGACAACGCCGGCACCACACTGGTCGACCTGGGTGCCCGACCCGCCGGCGGTACCTACGTGACGAGCTACACGATCCACAACACCCTGGGCGAGCCGGCACTGGTCGATGTGCAGGGCAGCGACTGCTCCCTCACCCAACTCGGTGGGGCCACCGGCCCCGACACTCGCTGCGGAAGCGGTGCGGTTCCGCCCGGCGGCGACTGCGCGCTGGTGGTCGCCTACCGGCCACGGCGAGACACGTTCCCACCCTCGGTTCTGCGCGCCACCTTGAGTACCGCCGCGGGTTGGGGCGACGGGCCTACCACAACCACTCTTGTCGTTGGTTCCGCCAGCCAGTACGGCGTGGTCGCCCGCCGCGATCCCGGCGGGCACGGCGACTTCGCCGCCGCGAAAAGCACGGTGGTCAGCACCGACGATGGCGGCGCGGCCATCGACGGGCGAGAGCCGGCGGTCTCCGCCGATGGTCGGTACGTGGCGTTCCGGTCCCACCGCGCCACCACCACGGCAACCGAACCGACCGATCTGGTCTATCTGCGCGACACCCGCACCGGTCACACCGCGCTGGTGTCCCGGCTGCCCGCGACCGGCAGCGCCGGCGGTTCGGTGGCTCAGTCGGCCCACGCCCCGACGCTGTCGGCCGACGGCTCCCGGGTCGCGTTCGAGGCACGACGCACCGGTCAGGACACCGGCCAGATCTACCTGCGCGACCAGACCAACGGCCGCACCGTGCTCGTCTCCGCCGCGGTCCGCAGTGGAGTGGGCGCCGATGGCCCCAGCTCTCGCCCCGCCCTGTCCGCCGACGGCACTACGGTGGCCTGGCAGTCCACCGCGACCGACCTGGTCACCGTGCCCGTGCCGGTGGAGGGCGGCCCGCAAGTATATGCACGCAACCTCGGCACGGCTCACACCAGCCAGACCGGGACCGAGCTGATCTCGACCAGCCCGGCCGGGCACGGCCAGGATCCGGCGATCAGCGCGGACGGCGGGGTCGTCGGATTCCGGTCAGCCGACACCGTGCACAGCTCCGTGGCATCGGCTCGTCAACCCGCCACGTTCCTCGCCCGGCTCCGCTATCCCAGCCCATCGACCTCCCCGACCGACATCGCGTTCGACCCACAGCCGGCCGGCACTACCAGCCTGCCTCGAACCGTGCGGGTGCGAAACGCTGGGCCGGGCCCGCTGCACGCCAGTATCGGTGTCACCGGCCCGTTCCGGATACTCGACAGCGACTGCGGCTCCACCGTCCACGCCAACGAGTCCTGCAGCCTCGACATCGTCTTCGAGCCGACCACGTCCGGCGACCTGAACGGTCAGCTCACCGTGTCAGCGTTGGTGTTCGCCGCGCCGATCGGCGGGTCAACCAGCGTGACGCTGTCGGGCACCGGCGCGCCCGCGAGCGCAGGACTGCGCGCCGTCCCCGACTCCCTCAAGCTGGGCAGCCAGCAGCTCGGCGTCGCCAGTGATCGGGTCGCGCTCGCGTTGACCAACACCGGAACGGTGCCGTTGGCGGTCACCGCGGCGTTCCTGCCCGGCCGGGGGCCGGCGCAGTTCGGTGTCACCACCGGTTCGTGCCGCGGCTCGCTGGCGCCCGGGGCGGGTTGTCACCTGTTCGTACGGGTGACACCACGACAGCTCGGACGCCTGTCGGGCGAGCTGGCGGTGTCCGGCTCCGCTGGGCAGGCCGACACGGCGCAACTGGTACCGGTATCCGCCACCACGCGCACACCGGTGCTGGCCCTGAACCCGACGGTGGTCCGTCCACACGACGTGGTGACGCTCAGCGGCCGCTACTTCCCGCCCGGCACGAGGGTACGGATCGGTGGAGTGCGGCGCTCGGCCGTCGATGTCGACACCGACCGCTCCGGGACCTTCGCCGTGCCGGTGGTACTTCTGGGCGACGAACCGACGGGTACCAGCCGGCCGCGTGCGCTCGTAGCGGGAGTCGGGGCGGTCACCGGGCCGGCGCTACTGGTGCAGGCGGCGACGAGCCAACCGAACCGGTTCGACACCAGGCGATAG
- a CDS encoding cytochrome P450, with product MAARLLSTAGRADPYPIYRRLHEQGSVLCGPDGPTLVVGHSAARVALRDRRLLVEDAEHLDMVAPLWRTMPSRRLLGDAMILVNGEAHDKMRRLVGQAFTAHRVDALRPLVADRIGRLLDRLVALGAGGGSVDFMAEFAFPLPVNVVGDLLGVPDADRPRLRQLIAELARALEPDWPRAELTKADRAAFALSEYFHWLLERRRDSPRADLISAMAAGNATADDPLSSAELVANAVFLLLAGFETTVGLLGNGFQMLVEHPAELTRLRRRPDRAAAFVTELLRCEAPVQMTARRAARDLEIDGTAVPAGGAVIILIAAANRDPSRFVEPDRFDSARLVNDPLSFSGGVHYCLGARLARLEGELAFSMLATRLARLSIAGTPRLLDRFNLRGYASLPVSVD from the coding sequence TTGGCGGCGCGGCTGCTGTCCACGGCGGGTCGTGCGGACCCGTACCCGATCTACCGGCGTCTGCACGAACAGGGTTCGGTGCTGTGCGGTCCCGACGGTCCGACGCTGGTCGTCGGGCACAGCGCCGCTCGCGTCGCACTACGGGATCGCCGGCTGCTGGTCGAGGACGCGGAGCACCTCGACATGGTGGCGCCGTTGTGGCGCACGATGCCGTCACGACGGCTGTTGGGCGACGCGATGATCCTGGTGAACGGCGAGGCGCATGACAAGATGCGCCGGCTGGTTGGCCAGGCGTTCACCGCGCACCGTGTCGATGCGCTGCGGCCACTGGTCGCGGACCGCATCGGTCGGCTACTGGACCGCCTGGTCGCGCTCGGCGCCGGCGGCGGTTCGGTCGATTTCATGGCGGAGTTCGCCTTCCCCCTGCCGGTCAACGTCGTCGGTGATCTGCTGGGTGTGCCCGATGCCGACCGACCCCGGCTTCGCCAGCTGATCGCCGAGCTGGCGCGTGCTCTCGAACCCGACTGGCCCCGCGCCGAGCTGACGAAGGCGGACCGGGCCGCCTTCGCGCTGTCGGAGTACTTTCACTGGTTGCTCGAACGGCGGCGAGACAGTCCGCGAGCCGACCTGATCAGCGCTATGGCGGCCGGCAACGCGACTGCCGACGATCCGCTCAGCTCGGCGGAACTGGTGGCCAACGCGGTGTTTCTGCTGCTGGCAGGGTTCGAGACCACCGTCGGCTTGCTGGGAAACGGCTTTCAGATGTTGGTCGAGCACCCCGCCGAGCTGACACGACTGCGACGTCGCCCGGATCGGGCCGCGGCGTTCGTCACGGAGTTGCTGCGGTGCGAGGCGCCGGTCCAGATGACCGCTCGGCGAGCCGCTCGCGACCTGGAGATCGACGGTACCGCCGTGCCCGCCGGAGGGGCGGTGATCATCCTGATCGCCGCCGCCAACCGGGATCCGAGCCGGTTTGTCGAACCGGACCGTTTCGACTCGGCACGGCTAGTCAACGATCCGCTGAGCTTCAGCGGCGGGGTGCACTACTGCCTGGGCGCGAGACTGGCCCGGCTGGAAGGCGAGCTCGCTTTCTCCATGCTCGCCACCCGGTTGGCGCGGCTGTCGATCGCCGGCACGCCGCGACTGCTGGACCGGTTCAACTTGCGCGGCTACGCGAGCCTGCCGGTGTCCGTCGACTGA
- a CDS encoding AMP-binding protein yields MIRLRTRISGGDPTAQEFATRGVRPGALVPVLLPRGPRLAVTLCRILRLGAGYVALDERWPDERVRRVCSMLDAPVVVTDQPWRVERGWCPPELDDLDAGALRVPTPFCAVAPDAVFTAFFTSGSTGEPKGVAATYRALAALLAPGAMPLRLDSATVMTVAAAPPWDAFALELWGPLCNGGSCLLPAGEHLSPGQVREGVARDGLNTVWLTSSLFNLFVEEDLGAFTGLDQVATGGERLSVDHVREFLRAHPGVRLFNGYGPVENCVFSTMHLVSLDDCDLSTGIPIGTPVAGTGVHVLDGDRPCEPGEVGEICLTGDRLSPGYLGNPESTRRAFGSIEVGGKQMRCYRTGDLGWHDERGRFHYHGRLDRQVKIHGHRIEPAEIERHLAEHPAVDQCAVVALSGPGADSVRLVACYRSRDGQVAGAELRAYLHRRLPAYLVPAHWQQLESFPLLGNGKVDTAAVRARAASAVQRPTGTVSGGVAGDAPAAVGPGERRPAVQVPAELRTLVRECTGVDVASPDDSLVDAGADSLALLRLCFRAGHRFGVKVAVDELLARPTTHALAELLDRAAAIGQPPSPAVPAERPLTPTQAAFLVTEAVDAANRQAWHCALVWRITGTVDVAALRRAVGRVHHRHPALHARYPTEPPFARARTVPPTESEFHLLRCQDEQTAAARLDAVLNEPFDLDRGPAWRVVLVTGADRHRALLGLAVHHVAFDGWSEHIVARDLAAAYRAEVAGRSVGTGWYAEQQPWPTATPVDEARLRSLRADLAAELHDTPPFTLPAPPGRPDDSTGLLVRRLDADQTRRCHAVAAARHSTPFVVGLAGYAAAAAELTGADDIPVTVPVVQRDPASQDAVGCLIGLLCLRLRVPPAVARRRWSMPRGARCTAGCVPKPYRSRRRSSVCGRAPTSVVRWFRICSSSSRPNRRCWTCPGAGPS; encoded by the coding sequence ATGATTCGGCTACGTACGCGCATCTCGGGCGGCGACCCGACGGCTCAGGAGTTCGCCACCCGAGGTGTTCGGCCCGGTGCGCTGGTTCCGGTACTGCTGCCCCGGGGGCCGAGACTCGCCGTCACCCTCTGCCGGATCCTTCGGCTCGGCGCCGGGTACGTGGCGTTGGACGAACGTTGGCCGGACGAGCGGGTACGGCGAGTCTGCTCGATGCTGGACGCGCCCGTCGTGGTGACCGACCAACCGTGGCGGGTCGAGCGGGGCTGGTGCCCGCCGGAGCTCGACGACCTGGACGCCGGCGCTCTGCGCGTACCGACTCCGTTTTGCGCGGTGGCTCCCGATGCGGTGTTCACCGCCTTTTTCACCTCGGGATCGACCGGGGAACCGAAGGGCGTGGCCGCCACCTACCGGGCGCTGGCGGCGTTGCTTGCGCCGGGCGCGATGCCGTTGCGGCTGGATTCCGCCACCGTCATGACGGTGGCGGCGGCGCCGCCCTGGGACGCGTTCGCGTTGGAGCTGTGGGGGCCGCTGTGCAACGGTGGAAGCTGCCTGTTGCCGGCAGGTGAGCACCTGTCCCCGGGCCAGGTACGTGAGGGTGTGGCGCGGGACGGGCTCAATACCGTGTGGTTGACCAGTTCGCTGTTCAACCTGTTCGTCGAGGAGGACCTCGGGGCCTTCACCGGTCTCGATCAGGTCGCGACCGGCGGCGAGCGGTTGTCCGTCGACCACGTCCGGGAGTTCCTGCGCGCCCATCCGGGTGTCCGGTTGTTCAACGGCTATGGCCCGGTGGAGAACTGCGTCTTCAGCACGATGCACCTGGTCTCGCTGGACGACTGTGACCTGTCCACGGGAATCCCGATCGGTACACCCGTTGCCGGAACCGGTGTGCACGTGTTGGACGGTGATCGCCCTTGCGAGCCGGGCGAGGTCGGTGAGATCTGCCTGACTGGCGACCGCTTGTCGCCTGGCTATCTGGGTAACCCGGAGTCGACTCGTCGGGCGTTCGGTTCCATCGAGGTCGGCGGGAAGCAGATGCGTTGCTACCGTACCGGCGATCTGGGCTGGCACGACGAGCGCGGTCGGTTCCACTACCACGGGCGGCTCGACCGGCAGGTGAAGATACACGGCCACCGGATCGAGCCGGCGGAGATCGAACGACACCTCGCGGAGCATCCGGCGGTGGACCAGTGCGCCGTCGTCGCACTGTCCGGGCCGGGCGCGGACAGTGTTCGGTTGGTTGCCTGTTACCGCAGCCGCGACGGCCAGGTGGCCGGCGCCGAGCTTCGGGCCTACCTGCATCGCAGGCTGCCGGCCTACCTGGTACCGGCGCATTGGCAGCAGCTGGAGAGTTTTCCCTTACTTGGTAACGGAAAGGTCGATACAGCGGCGGTACGAGCCAGGGCGGCATCGGCGGTGCAGCGACCCACCGGGACGGTGTCCGGCGGCGTGGCGGGCGATGCGCCGGCCGCTGTGGGCCCGGGCGAGCGGCGTCCGGCCGTGCAGGTCCCAGCGGAGCTACGGACGCTCGTCCGCGAGTGCACCGGCGTCGACGTGGCTTCGCCGGACGATTCGTTGGTGGACGCGGGCGCCGACTCTCTTGCTCTGCTGCGGTTGTGTTTTCGTGCGGGCCACCGCTTCGGCGTGAAAGTCGCGGTGGACGAGCTGCTGGCCCGCCCGACGACGCACGCCCTGGCCGAGTTACTCGACCGCGCGGCCGCGATCGGCCAGCCGCCGAGTCCCGCTGTGCCGGCGGAGCGGCCGCTGACGCCTACCCAAGCGGCGTTCCTGGTCACCGAGGCCGTCGATGCGGCCAACCGGCAGGCGTGGCACTGCGCTCTGGTGTGGCGGATCACCGGCACCGTCGACGTGGCGGCGTTGCGGCGGGCCGTCGGCCGGGTGCACCACCGGCACCCGGCCCTGCACGCGCGCTACCCGACCGAACCGCCCTTCGCGCGGGCCCGGACAGTCCCACCGACCGAGTCGGAGTTCCACCTCTTGCGGTGCCAGGACGAGCAGACCGCCGCGGCGCGGCTGGACGCCGTCCTCAACGAACCGTTCGACCTCGACCGGGGCCCTGCCTGGCGAGTCGTACTGGTCACCGGTGCCGATCGGCACCGCGCGTTGCTCGGGCTTGCCGTGCACCATGTGGCCTTCGACGGCTGGTCGGAGCACATCGTGGCGAGGGACCTGGCCGCAGCGTACCGCGCCGAGGTGGCCGGTAGGTCAGTCGGAACCGGGTGGTACGCCGAGCAGCAGCCGTGGCCGACGGCAACACCGGTGGACGAAGCCCGGTTGCGGTCACTGCGCGCGGACCTGGCGGCCGAGTTGCACGACACACCACCGTTCACCCTGCCTGCGCCGCCCGGCCGGCCCGACGACTCGACCGGGCTGCTGGTGCGCCGGCTGGATGCCGACCAGACCCGCCGTTGCCACGCGGTCGCGGCCGCTCGGCACAGCACCCCGTTCGTCGTCGGGCTGGCCGGCTATGCGGCAGCGGCTGCAGAGCTCACCGGCGCAGACGACATACCGGTCACCGTTCCCGTCGTGCAGCGCGATCCCGCCTCCCAGGACGCGGTCGGCTGCCTGATCGGTTTGCTGTGCCTCCGGCTGCGTGTGCCCCCGGCAGTAGCCCGGCGGCGCTGGTCGATGCCGCGCGGGGCGCGCTGCACCGCGGGCTGCGTACCCAAGCCGTACCGTTCCCGGAGGCGATCGAGTGTCTGCGGCCGCGCGCCGACCTCGGTCGTCCGGTGGTTCCGAATCTGTTCGTCGTCCAGCAGACCGAACCGCCGCTGCTGGACCTGCCCGGGTGCCGGGCCGAGCTGA
- a CDS encoding GNAT family N-acetyltransferase — protein sequence MSNDVDDPRHPTDSQRHPAAQIFPDVVLITERVLLRPYTETDVDAHQAIFNHDLVRRWSIAAQPYTYGDAARWCTRTAAEIRLTGDGICWAAEDRASSRLIGVTGFHRTDWSERSTEVSATAAEWALRQGYAKEALLAMSHWVLTVVRFNRVQISAAVGNRPPRAVAEACGFTAEGVLRNAASVPAGRVDVAVYGLVPGDLRGRPRPRYRVAAGVEPQTWSSEPRRTGVALPASAGGPPAVDRNNDHSRRRS from the coding sequence ATGAGCAACGATGTCGACGATCCTCGCCACCCGACCGACTCCCAGCGGCACCCGGCCGCCCAGATCTTTCCCGACGTCGTGCTCATCACCGAACGGGTGCTCCTGCGGCCATACACCGAGACGGACGTGGATGCCCATCAGGCGATCTTCAACCACGACCTGGTGCGCCGCTGGTCGATCGCCGCACAGCCCTACACCTACGGTGACGCGGCTCGGTGGTGCACCCGGACTGCGGCGGAGATCAGGCTGACCGGCGACGGGATCTGTTGGGCAGCAGAGGATCGGGCCAGCAGCCGGCTGATCGGGGTTACCGGATTTCATCGCACCGACTGGAGCGAGCGCAGTACCGAGGTCTCCGCGACTGCGGCGGAATGGGCGCTGCGACAGGGGTACGCGAAGGAGGCCCTGCTGGCGATGAGCCACTGGGTACTGACGGTCGTGCGCTTCAACCGGGTGCAGATCTCGGCCGCGGTCGGCAACCGGCCGCCGCGGGCGGTGGCCGAGGCCTGTGGCTTCACCGCCGAGGGGGTGCTGCGCAACGCCGCTTCGGTGCCGGCCGGCCGGGTCGATGTCGCCGTGTACGGCCTGGTGCCAGGTGATCTGCGCGGCCGACCGCGGCCCCGCTACCGAGTGGCGGCCGGCGTGGAGCCGCAGACCTGGTCGAGCGAACCTCGGCGCACCGGTGTCGCTCTACCCGCGTCCGCTGGCGGTCCACCCGCCGTGGACCGCAACAACGATCACTCCCGGAGGAGATCATGA
- a CDS encoding DUF4280 domain-containing protein: MAGRGRIGSGYLGAMPTPLIAAGATLVCSMGSAPGTLLVPPGTQVLIGGAAAAAVTDTATMANVPSFGMCRSLGNPEVASATSSAQGVLTPQPCVPTVLARWLPGAATVFVGGNPAVDQTCTCACTYGGMVSVSRPGQETVLG; this comes from the coding sequence GTGGCTGGCCGAGGGCGGATCGGCAGCGGTTACCTGGGCGCCATGCCCACTCCTCTGATCGCCGCCGGCGCCACCCTGGTCTGTTCCATGGGTTCGGCCCCGGGAACTCTCCTCGTCCCGCCCGGAACACAGGTCCTGATCGGTGGCGCTGCGGCCGCGGCGGTGACGGACACCGCGACGATGGCCAACGTTCCTTCCTTCGGAATGTGTCGATCGCTCGGCAATCCGGAGGTGGCCAGCGCCACCTCGTCGGCCCAGGGCGTACTCACCCCGCAGCCGTGCGTGCCAACGGTCCTCGCCCGGTGGCTGCCAGGCGCTGCGACCGTGTTCGTCGGCGGTAACCCCGCGGTCGATCAGACCTGCACCTGCGCCTGCACGTACGGCGGGATGGTCTCGGTATCCCGGCCCGGGCAGGAGACGGTTCTCGGCTGA
- a CDS encoding helix-turn-helix transcriptional regulator, producing MAKRVPVHVRAMDPISVAGLSAALRGHPEIEIIEQQAVTAETVGLVAADSLTEPVLALVRSMRRLGCERFVLVTTTPQDIDLMAAIELGVSAMVARQEATTNRMAQLIMMTASGEAAMPADVLGRLLRQVSRLQHQVLAPRGLSVSGMADREIEILRLVADGYDTRDIAKRLAYSERTVKNALHDITTRFQLKNRSHAVAYAVREGLI from the coding sequence ATGGCCAAACGCGTACCCGTTCATGTCCGGGCCATGGATCCGATCTCGGTGGCGGGGCTCTCCGCCGCTCTGCGCGGCCACCCCGAGATCGAGATCATCGAACAACAGGCGGTCACCGCCGAGACGGTCGGACTGGTTGCCGCGGACTCGCTGACCGAACCGGTCCTGGCCCTCGTGCGGTCGATGCGCCGGCTGGGCTGCGAACGCTTCGTGCTCGTCACCACCACCCCACAGGACATCGATCTGATGGCCGCCATCGAGCTGGGCGTGTCCGCGATGGTGGCACGCCAGGAGGCCACCACGAACAGGATGGCCCAGCTCATCATGATGACCGCTTCCGGTGAGGCCGCCATGCCTGCCGATGTCCTCGGCCGGTTGTTACGGCAGGTCTCCCGGCTTCAGCACCAGGTGCTCGCGCCGCGTGGGCTGAGCGTCAGCGGGATGGCCGACCGGGAGATCGAGATCCTCCGGTTGGTCGCGGACGGCTACGACACCCGCGATATCGCAAAGAGGCTGGCTTACTCCGAGCGTACGGTCAAAAATGCCCTGCACGACATCACGACCAGGTTCCAGCTGAAGAACCGTTCGCATGCCGTGGCCTATGCGGTGCGGGAAGGGCTGATCTAA